Proteins from a genomic interval of Gadus morhua chromosome 19, gadMor3.0, whole genome shotgun sequence:
- the tulp3 gene encoding tubby-related protein 3 isoform X2, whose protein sequence is MRSNQNRPSSSASFSSNATASCLDDDTTSLRQQKLEKQRALLEQKQRRKRQEPLMVQPNQEAQPRRSSRPRRGEEQAPLVDPRLAVTADAILEGIDGPAAFLGPETPDLGSKIQVLSVGPARTTTRSPPPASRQQQQHHPHHTRYPPAAAAPPTTASTAASSASSTPGQSRPPPGEGPERDGDTVSLLEPKTDLHELLQRRGLSGSMKYDEEPSDEDEDNNVEPEAERTRSLTPNADATASTRPASASSAKSSSEPLSSGSPTADGPPLEVDDLEEFVVRPAPRGVIVKCRITRDKKGMDRGLYPTYFMHLEREDGRRVFLLAGRKRKKSKTSNYLISVDATDLSREGESFMGKLRSNMMGTKFTVYDSGTNPGKAPGALLEESNTRQELAAVCYETNVLGFKGPRKMTVIIPGMNMNFERVPVRPSSEQESLLSKWQNRCLENLIELHNKAPVWNDDTQSYVLNFHGRVTQASVKNFQIVHDNDPDYIVMQFGRVAEDIFTLDFNYPMCALQAFAIGLSSFDSKLACE, encoded by the exons ATGAGGTCCAACCAAAACAG gccctcctcctccgccagctTCTCCTCTAACGCCACCGCCAG TTGCCTTGACGATGACACCACCAGTCTCAGGCAGCAGAAGTTGGAGAAACAG agggcgctgctGGAGCAGAAGCAGCGGAGGAAGCGGCAGGAGCCCCTGATGGTGCAGCCCAACCAGGAGGCCCAGCCGCGGCGCTCCAGCCGGCCGCGGCGTGGGGAGGAGCAGGCCCCGCTGGTGGACCCCCGCCTGGCCGTCACCGCCGACGCCATCCTGGAAG GCATCGACGGACCCGCCGCCTTCCTGGGCCccgagacccctgacctgggCTCCAAGATCCAGGTGCTGTCAGTGGGCCCTGCGCGGACCACCACCCGGTCCCCGCCGCCCGCGtcccggcagcagcagcagcaccacccgCACCATACCCGctacccccccgccgccgccgccccccccaccaccgcctccaccgccgcctcctccgCATCCTCCACCCCCGGACAGTCGCGGCCCCCGCCAGGGGAGGGGCCTGAGAGGGACGGGGACACGGTGTCGCTGCTGGAGCCCAAGACGGACCTCCATGAGCTGCTgcagaggagag gcctGTCGGGCAGCATGAAGTACGACGAGGAGCCCAGCGACGAAGACGAGGACAACAACGTGGAGCCGGAGGCCGAGCGCACGCGCTCCCTGACCCCCAACGCCGACGCCACCGCCTCCACCCGGcccgcctccgcctccagcGCCAAGTCCAGCTCC GAGCCTCTGTCGTCGGGCTCGCCCACGGCCGACGGCCCCCCCCTGGAGGTGGACGACCTGGAGGAGTTTGTGGTGCGGCCGGCGCCGCGCGGCGTCATCGTCAAGTGCCGCATCACGCGGGacaagaagggcatggaccgaGGCCTCTACCCCACCTACTTCATGCACCTGGAGAGGGAGGACGGGCgacgg GTGTTTCTGTTGGcgggcaggaagaggaagaagagcaaGACGTCCAACTACCTGATCTCCGTAGACGCCACCGACCTGtcgcgagagggggagagcttCATGGGGAAACTACG GTCCAACATGATGGGCACCAAGTTCACCGTGTACGACAGCGGCACCAACCCGGGCAAGGCCCCCGGGGCCCTACTGGAGGAGAGCAACACGCGGCAGGAGCTGGCCGCCGTCTGCTAC GAGACCAACGTCCTGGGCTTCAAGGGTCCGAGGAAGATGACGGTGATCATCCCCGGCATGAACATGAACTTCGAGCGCGTGCCCGTGCGCCCAAGCAGC GAACAGGAGAGCCTGCTGAGCAAGTGGCAGAACCGATGTCTGGAGAACCTGATCGAGCTGCACAACAAGGCGCCCGTCTGGAACGACGACACGCAGTCCTACGTGCTCAACTTCCACGGCCGCGTCACCCAGGCCTCCGTCAAGAACTTCCAGATCGTCCACGACAACGACC CCGACTACATCGTGATGCAGTTTGGCCGTGTGGCGGAGGACATCTTCACGCTGGACTTCAACTACCCCATGTGTGCCCTGCAGGCCTTCGCCATCGGCCTGTCGAGCTTCGACAGCAAGCTGGCCTGCGAGtga
- the tulp3 gene encoding tubby-related protein 3 isoform X3, translating into MERRALLEQKQRRKRQEPLMVQPNQEAQPRRSSRPRRGEEQAPLVDPRLAVTADAILEGIDGPAAFLGPETPDLGSKIQVLSVGPARTTTRSPPPASRQQQQHHPHHTRYPPAAAAPPTTASTAASSASSTPGQSRPPPGEGPERDGDTVSLLEPKTDLHELLQRRGLSGSMKYDEEPSDEDEDNNVEPEAERTRSLTPNADATASTRPASASSAKSSSEPLSSGSPTADGPPLEVDDLEEFVVRPAPRGVIVKCRITRDKKGMDRGLYPTYFMHLEREDGRRVFLLAGRKRKKSKTSNYLISVDATDLSREGESFMGKLRSNMMGTKFTVYDSGTNPGKAPGALLEESNTRQELAAVCYETNVLGFKGPRKMTVIIPGMNMNFERVPVRPSSEQESLLSKWQNRCLENLIELHNKAPVWNDDTQSYVLNFHGRVTQASVKNFQIVHDNDPDYIVMQFGRVAEDIFTLDFNYPMCALQAFAIGLSSFDSKLACE; encoded by the exons ATGGAAAGG agggcgctgctGGAGCAGAAGCAGCGGAGGAAGCGGCAGGAGCCCCTGATGGTGCAGCCCAACCAGGAGGCCCAGCCGCGGCGCTCCAGCCGGCCGCGGCGTGGGGAGGAGCAGGCCCCGCTGGTGGACCCCCGCCTGGCCGTCACCGCCGACGCCATCCTGGAAG GCATCGACGGACCCGCCGCCTTCCTGGGCCccgagacccctgacctgggCTCCAAGATCCAGGTGCTGTCAGTGGGCCCTGCGCGGACCACCACCCGGTCCCCGCCGCCCGCGtcccggcagcagcagcagcaccacccgCACCATACCCGctacccccccgccgccgccgccccccccaccaccgcctccaccgccgcctcctccgCATCCTCCACCCCCGGACAGTCGCGGCCCCCGCCAGGGGAGGGGCCTGAGAGGGACGGGGACACGGTGTCGCTGCTGGAGCCCAAGACGGACCTCCATGAGCTGCTgcagaggagag gcctGTCGGGCAGCATGAAGTACGACGAGGAGCCCAGCGACGAAGACGAGGACAACAACGTGGAGCCGGAGGCCGAGCGCACGCGCTCCCTGACCCCCAACGCCGACGCCACCGCCTCCACCCGGcccgcctccgcctccagcGCCAAGTCCAGCTCC GAGCCTCTGTCGTCGGGCTCGCCCACGGCCGACGGCCCCCCCCTGGAGGTGGACGACCTGGAGGAGTTTGTGGTGCGGCCGGCGCCGCGCGGCGTCATCGTCAAGTGCCGCATCACGCGGGacaagaagggcatggaccgaGGCCTCTACCCCACCTACTTCATGCACCTGGAGAGGGAGGACGGGCgacgg GTGTTTCTGTTGGcgggcaggaagaggaagaagagcaaGACGTCCAACTACCTGATCTCCGTAGACGCCACCGACCTGtcgcgagagggggagagcttCATGGGGAAACTACG GTCCAACATGATGGGCACCAAGTTCACCGTGTACGACAGCGGCACCAACCCGGGCAAGGCCCCCGGGGCCCTACTGGAGGAGAGCAACACGCGGCAGGAGCTGGCCGCCGTCTGCTAC GAGACCAACGTCCTGGGCTTCAAGGGTCCGAGGAAGATGACGGTGATCATCCCCGGCATGAACATGAACTTCGAGCGCGTGCCCGTGCGCCCAAGCAGC GAACAGGAGAGCCTGCTGAGCAAGTGGCAGAACCGATGTCTGGAGAACCTGATCGAGCTGCACAACAAGGCGCCCGTCTGGAACGACGACACGCAGTCCTACGTGCTCAACTTCCACGGCCGCGTCACCCAGGCCTCCGTCAAGAACTTCCAGATCGTCCACGACAACGACC CCGACTACATCGTGATGCAGTTTGGCCGTGTGGCGGAGGACATCTTCACGCTGGACTTCAACTACCCCATGTGTGCCCTGCAGGCCTTCGCCATCGGCCTGTCGAGCTTCGACAGCAAGCTGGCCTGCGAGtga
- the tulp3 gene encoding tubby-related protein 3 isoform X1, translating to MSYYSIRPSSSASFSSNATASCLDDDTTSLRQQKLEKQRALLEQKQRRKRQEPLMVQPNQEAQPRRSSRPRRGEEQAPLVDPRLAVTADAILEGIDGPAAFLGPETPDLGSKIQVLSVGPARTTTRSPPPASRQQQQHHPHHTRYPPAAAAPPTTASTAASSASSTPGQSRPPPGEGPERDGDTVSLLEPKTDLHELLQRRGLSGSMKYDEEPSDEDEDNNVEPEAERTRSLTPNADATASTRPASASSAKSSSEPLSSGSPTADGPPLEVDDLEEFVVRPAPRGVIVKCRITRDKKGMDRGLYPTYFMHLEREDGRRVFLLAGRKRKKSKTSNYLISVDATDLSREGESFMGKLRSNMMGTKFTVYDSGTNPGKAPGALLEESNTRQELAAVCYETNVLGFKGPRKMTVIIPGMNMNFERVPVRPSSEQESLLSKWQNRCLENLIELHNKAPVWNDDTQSYVLNFHGRVTQASVKNFQIVHDNDPDYIVMQFGRVAEDIFTLDFNYPMCALQAFAIGLSSFDSKLACE from the exons ATGAGTTACTACAGCATAAG gccctcctcctccgccagctTCTCCTCTAACGCCACCGCCAG TTGCCTTGACGATGACACCACCAGTCTCAGGCAGCAGAAGTTGGAGAAACAG agggcgctgctGGAGCAGAAGCAGCGGAGGAAGCGGCAGGAGCCCCTGATGGTGCAGCCCAACCAGGAGGCCCAGCCGCGGCGCTCCAGCCGGCCGCGGCGTGGGGAGGAGCAGGCCCCGCTGGTGGACCCCCGCCTGGCCGTCACCGCCGACGCCATCCTGGAAG GCATCGACGGACCCGCCGCCTTCCTGGGCCccgagacccctgacctgggCTCCAAGATCCAGGTGCTGTCAGTGGGCCCTGCGCGGACCACCACCCGGTCCCCGCCGCCCGCGtcccggcagcagcagcagcaccacccgCACCATACCCGctacccccccgccgccgccgccccccccaccaccgcctccaccgccgcctcctccgCATCCTCCACCCCCGGACAGTCGCGGCCCCCGCCAGGGGAGGGGCCTGAGAGGGACGGGGACACGGTGTCGCTGCTGGAGCCCAAGACGGACCTCCATGAGCTGCTgcagaggagag gcctGTCGGGCAGCATGAAGTACGACGAGGAGCCCAGCGACGAAGACGAGGACAACAACGTGGAGCCGGAGGCCGAGCGCACGCGCTCCCTGACCCCCAACGCCGACGCCACCGCCTCCACCCGGcccgcctccgcctccagcGCCAAGTCCAGCTCC GAGCCTCTGTCGTCGGGCTCGCCCACGGCCGACGGCCCCCCCCTGGAGGTGGACGACCTGGAGGAGTTTGTGGTGCGGCCGGCGCCGCGCGGCGTCATCGTCAAGTGCCGCATCACGCGGGacaagaagggcatggaccgaGGCCTCTACCCCACCTACTTCATGCACCTGGAGAGGGAGGACGGGCgacgg GTGTTTCTGTTGGcgggcaggaagaggaagaagagcaaGACGTCCAACTACCTGATCTCCGTAGACGCCACCGACCTGtcgcgagagggggagagcttCATGGGGAAACTACG GTCCAACATGATGGGCACCAAGTTCACCGTGTACGACAGCGGCACCAACCCGGGCAAGGCCCCCGGGGCCCTACTGGAGGAGAGCAACACGCGGCAGGAGCTGGCCGCCGTCTGCTAC GAGACCAACGTCCTGGGCTTCAAGGGTCCGAGGAAGATGACGGTGATCATCCCCGGCATGAACATGAACTTCGAGCGCGTGCCCGTGCGCCCAAGCAGC GAACAGGAGAGCCTGCTGAGCAAGTGGCAGAACCGATGTCTGGAGAACCTGATCGAGCTGCACAACAAGGCGCCCGTCTGGAACGACGACACGCAGTCCTACGTGCTCAACTTCCACGGCCGCGTCACCCAGGCCTCCGTCAAGAACTTCCAGATCGTCCACGACAACGACC CCGACTACATCGTGATGCAGTTTGGCCGTGTGGCGGAGGACATCTTCACGCTGGACTTCAACTACCCCATGTGTGCCCTGCAGGCCTTCGCCATCGGCCTGTCGAGCTTCGACAGCAAGCTGGCCTGCGAGtga